One part of the Microcoleus sp. AS-A8 genome encodes these proteins:
- a CDS encoding FAD-dependent monooxygenase, whose translation MSKPTRDKVAIIGAGPGGLATAIALQKQGFDVQVYEKAQEFRPAGTGLGLLPNGLNCLEAIEPGLAESLKRSGCQVRQAILKNINGETIHANSTSRYLEKYGHPLMTVWWWRLQQTLASRLPSDIIHLNHHCTRFEQNDSGVEIYFDNGKRVHADLLIGADGLKSAIRKKLIGDGEPRYLGSICWRSVIKYNHELLNPDEMAFIKGNKQLMYLLNVGDEHICWITRKLSPDCSLSQSAAEVKSRVLNELAGWGESLRAIVEATAAEKILEGPTCDRLPLNSWSQGRVTLLGDAAHPMAPALAQGANTSFEDAYELAHSLSNSSSIEEALCSYEKRRIERTQIIQSRSASGEMRYYETDSEASSRPSSPQATNNDFQDWLCNYQPSVSR comes from the coding sequence GTGTCAAAACCTACTAGAGACAAAGTTGCTATCATCGGTGCCGGCCCAGGTGGTTTGGCTACTGCTATCGCCCTCCAAAAACAAGGGTTCGACGTTCAAGTTTACGAAAAAGCACAAGAATTTCGTCCGGCTGGCACTGGTTTAGGTTTGCTTCCAAATGGATTGAACTGTCTCGAAGCAATCGAGCCAGGACTAGCCGAATCTCTCAAACGTTCGGGCTGCCAGGTTCGCCAAGCAATTTTAAAAAATATTAATGGAGAAACAATTCATGCTAACTCAACCAGCCGGTATTTGGAGAAATACGGACATCCATTAATGACGGTTTGGTGGTGGCGTTTGCAGCAAACTCTTGCCTCAAGGCTGCCCTCCGATATCATCCACCTCAATCATCACTGTACTCGGTTTGAACAAAATGATAGTGGTGTAGAAATATACTTTGATAACGGAAAAAGAGTACATGCAGATTTACTAATTGGAGCTGATGGATTAAAATCTGCGATTAGAAAAAAATTAATCGGAGATGGGGAGCCTCGTTATCTGGGGAGTATATGTTGGCGCTCTGTCATCAAGTACAATCATGAGCTGCTTAATCCCGATGAAATGGCATTTATAAAAGGCAATAAACAGCTCATGTACCTTCTTAACGTAGGGGATGAACATATCTGTTGGATAACGCGCAAGTTATCTCCAGATTGCTCTCTTTCTCAGAGTGCTGCTGAAGTTAAATCTCGCGTCCTCAATGAACTCGCTGGCTGGGGAGAATCCTTGCGTGCGATCGTGGAAGCAACAGCAGCGGAGAAAATCTTAGAAGGGCCTACTTGCGACAGACTACCGTTGAATAGCTGGAGCCAAGGTAGGGTAACTCTCTTAGGTGATGCTGCCCATCCGATGGCACCCGCATTGGCACAGGGAGCTAATACCAGTTTTGAAGATGCATACGAACTGGCTCACAGCCTTTCCAATTCATCTAGCATTGAAGAAGCTCTCTGTAGTTACGAGAAGCGTCGCATTGAGCGCACACAAATTATCCAATCTCGCAGCGCTTCGGGTGAGATGCGCTACTATGAAACCGACAGTGAGGCATCTTCTAGACCAAGCTCGCCTCAAGCGACCAATAATGATTTTCAAGATTGGCTTTGTAACTATCAACCCTCTGTGAGCCGTTAA
- a CDS encoding XisH protein, translated as MPRLDFIHNAVKNALIKDGWSVTDDSYVIEYRKTKLYADLGAERPIAAERAGHKIVVEVKSFIGASKLQDLKEALGQYDIYRYLLEETAPDRKLYVAVSVVAYKTFFNQDVIQLIVNKHQLPLIVVDTELEEIVQWIN; from the coding sequence ATGCCTAGACTAGACTTCATCCATAATGCTGTTAAAAATGCACTGATCAAAGATGGTTGGTCTGTTACCGATGATTCCTACGTTATTGAGTACCGAAAAACTAAGCTTTATGCTGACTTAGGGGCTGAACGTCCTATTGCGGCTGAACGCGCTGGTCATAAAATTGTGGTAGAGGTGAAGAGTTTCATCGGTGCATCCAAGTTGCAGGATCTAAAAGAAGCTCTTGGTCAGTACGACATCTACCGTTATCTTTTGGAGGAAACCGCACCCGACCGTAAATTATACGTCGCAGTAAGTGTCGTAGCGTACAAAACTTTCTTCAATCAAGATGTGATTCAACTCATCGTCAATAAACATCAATTGCCGCTTATTGTTGTGGATACAGAGCTAGAGGAGATTGTGCAATGGATAAACTAA
- a CDS encoding XdhC family protein, translated as MSIGLNLLPCWLTRNATTVAIAIHIMKELQDIVAAFEKVKSGGQTAALATLVKASGSTYRRPGARMLMTSQGQMVGSLSGGCLEGDVFEQAQSVMTSGKPIVVQYDTMSEEDIIWGLGLGCNGIVQILIERVEEESPLTQILHHPPNLQTSSRFAITKTPAYQGENSKPKLPSPLSKGGLRGVNHLAFLAECLHQRQAGVLATVFHVEGQVKAEVATRLMLYPDGTLKSDIEDADLVAQIRDDAWKALNDNRSTVKAYPLLAGKAEVFIEVIQPPVPLMIFGAGHDAVPLVRLAQELGWYVTVVDNRKVETTRERFPSADEVILSRPEGISESVSLHNCTMAVVMTHNYLHDLEILKTILFSPVRYLGILGPKSRTEKLLKDLQEQGIIPTENQLQRLYSPVGLNIGADTPEEIALSIVAEIQAVLTNQSGGLLRNKLGPIHD; from the coding sequence TTGAGCATTGGTTTAAACCTTCTACCCTGTTGGCTCACCAGGAATGCGACAACAGTAGCGATCGCCATTCACATTATGAAAGAGTTACAAGATATTGTTGCAGCCTTTGAGAAGGTTAAAAGTGGCGGTCAAACAGCAGCCCTTGCTACCCTCGTCAAAGCCTCTGGCTCTACTTATCGACGCCCTGGTGCGCGAATGCTGATGACATCACAAGGACAGATGGTAGGTTCCCTCAGCGGGGGTTGTCTAGAGGGTGATGTTTTTGAACAGGCTCAATCGGTCATGACTTCAGGCAAACCCATCGTTGTGCAGTACGACACTATGTCCGAAGAGGACATTATCTGGGGACTCGGACTGGGTTGCAATGGCATCGTCCAAATTCTCATTGAGCGAGTAGAGGAAGAGAGTCCGTTAACTCAAATCTTGCACCACCCCCCTAACCTCCAGACTTCGTCTCGCTTTGCTATCACTAAAACTCCCGCTTATCAAGGGGAGAACTCCAAACCGAAATTGCCTTCCCCCCTTAGTAAGGGGGGACTGAGGGGGGTAAACCATCTGGCGTTTTTGGCTGAGTGCCTCCACCAACGGCAGGCAGGAGTTCTGGCAACGGTGTTTCACGTTGAGGGGCAAGTCAAGGCAGAAGTTGCAACCCGTTTAATGCTGTATCCAGATGGGACACTCAAGAGTGACATCGAAGATGCCGATTTAGTGGCTCAAATCCGCGACGATGCCTGGAAAGCGCTCAATGATAATCGCTCAACGGTAAAAGCGTATCCATTACTGGCAGGTAAAGCCGAGGTTTTTATCGAAGTCATCCAGCCGCCAGTGCCGCTGATGATTTTTGGAGCCGGTCACGATGCCGTACCATTGGTACGCTTGGCGCAAGAATTGGGATGGTATGTGACAGTTGTTGATAACCGAAAAGTTGAGACGACACGAGAGCGGTTTCCCAGTGCAGATGAAGTTATTCTTTCGCGTCCAGAAGGTATAAGCGAATCCGTCTCTCTACACAACTGCACAATGGCTGTAGTCATGACTCATAATTACCTTCATGACCTTGAAATCTTAAAAACCATTTTGTTTTCTCCTGTGCGATATTTAGGTATTCTCGGCCCCAAAAGCCGCACCGAAAAACTACTTAAAGACCTACAAGAACAAGGAATTATCCCAACCGAAAACCAACTGCAACGCTTATACAGTCCCGTTGGACTTAACATTGGTGCGGATACGCCCGAAGAAATTGCTCTATCCATTGTGGCTGAAATTCAAGCTGTTCTTACTAATCAGTCAGGAGGGTTACTCAGAAACAAATTAGGCCCCATTCATGACTAA
- a CDS encoding XisI protein, with protein MDKLTEYPKLLKRILAEYIELCNRRPNSELETFLIEDERKGHYIWMNLGWQNGERVTGMTVYVRIRDGKFWIEEDWTEEGIATELVRAGVPKEDIVLAFHDPKTRQYTDFAVA; from the coding sequence ATGGATAAACTAACTGAATATCCAAAGCTATTGAAGCGTATTTTGGCTGAGTATATTGAGTTGTGTAATCGCCGTCCTAATTCTGAGTTAGAAACTTTTCTAATTGAAGATGAGCGCAAAGGACATTACATTTGGATGAATCTCGGTTGGCAGAATGGGGAGCGGGTTACAGGAATGACGGTTTACGTCCGTATTCGTGATGGAAAGTTTTGGATCGAAGAGGATTGGACGGAAGAAGGAATAGCAACGGAGTTAGTACGTGCTGGTGTTCCTAAAGAAGACATTGTCTTGGCATTTCATGACCCTAAAACTCGACAGTACACTGATTTTGCTGTGGCGTGA
- a CDS encoding SUF system NifU family Fe-S cluster assembly protein, translating to MTNSINQRSLYQQVILAHSKKPQYQGKTNPVHRYHRGHNPMCGDTIELTIELNHTGDRISDIKFEGQGCAIAIASADLMADAVRGKSLQEALEMVQQFRDMMQGKAEFPIDVRKLNVLQGISQFPIRIKCATLAWHTLKAALESSQVTASTAESEE from the coding sequence ATGACTAATTCAATCAATCAACGCAGCTTGTATCAACAAGTCATTCTCGCTCACTCCAAGAAACCTCAGTATCAAGGCAAAACGAACCCGGTACATAGGTATCATCGAGGTCATAACCCAATGTGTGGTGACACGATTGAACTAACCATAGAGTTAAATCACACAGGGGACAGGATTTCTGATATAAAGTTTGAAGGACAAGGTTGTGCGATCGCGATCGCCTCAGCAGATTTGATGGCGGATGCCGTGCGGGGCAAAAGCCTACAAGAAGCTTTAGAGATGGTTCAACAATTCCGTGACATGATGCAAGGAAAAGCAGAGTTTCCTATTGATGTGCGGAAATTAAATGTCTTGCAAGGTATTTCCCAGTTTCCTATACGCATTAAGTGTGCGACACTGGCTTGGCATACTCTCAAAGCAGCACTCGAATCATCCCAAGTCACGGCTTCTACTGCGGAAAGTGAGGAATAG
- a CDS encoding photosystem II q(b) protein produces the protein EHNILMHPFHQLGVAGVFGGSLFSAMHGSLVTSSLVRETTETESQNYGYKFGQEEETYNIVAAHGYFGRLIFQYASFNNSRSLHFFLAAWPVVGIWFTSLGISTMAFNLNGFNFNQSIIDSQGRVIGTWADVLNRANLGFEVMHERNAHNFPLDLAAGVAAPVALTAPVING, from the coding sequence GAGCACAACATCCTGATGCACCCCTTCCACCAACTCGGTGTGGCTGGTGTGTTCGGTGGTTCCTTGTTCTCTGCTATGCACGGTTCTCTGGTTACCAGCTCTCTGGTGCGTGAAACCACCGAAACCGAATCTCAGAACTACGGTTACAAGTTCGGTCAAGAAGAAGAAACCTACAACATCGTTGCTGCTCACGGTTACTTCGGTCGGTTGATTTTCCAATATGCTTCCTTCAACAACAGCCGTAGCTTGCACTTCTTCTTAGCAGCTTGGCCTGTAGTAGGCATCTGGTTTACCTCATTGGGCATCAGCACAATGGCGTTCAACCTGAACGGTTTCAACTTCAACCAGTCCATCATCGACTCACAAGGTCGCGTGATTGGCACCTGGGCTGATGTACTCAACCGCGCTAACTTGGGATTTGAAGTAATGCACGAGCGTAATGCTCACAACTTCCCCCTCGACTTGGCGGCTGGTGTTGCGGCTCCTGTGGCTTTAACCGCTCCTGTGATCAATGGCTAA
- a CDS encoding NADP-dependent oxidoreductase, producing MATMKAVRIHTHGGPETLVYEDAPRPTPLTNEVLIRVRAASVNPIDWKIRDGYGQDIFNHQMPLILGWDVAGTIEAVGPEVDKFKLGDPVYGYTSLLRDGAYAEFIVAKQEEIALKPASLDFIQAAAIPIAALTTWQALFDTAALQVNQKVLIHAASGGVGSIAVQLAKAKGAYVIGTASARNADFVRELGVDEFIDYQSTPFETVVHDVDVVFDTIGGDTQERSFGVLRTGGFLVSIVGAPSQELTAQHDVRSAMLPAQPNATQLSEITQLIDAGKVKPFVETVLPLSQARQAHEMSQSGRTRGKIVLQVVD from the coding sequence ATGGCAACAATGAAAGCAGTACGCATCCACACTCATGGTGGGCCGGAAACCTTAGTTTACGAAGACGCTCCTCGACCGACACCATTAACGAACGAGGTTTTAATTCGCGTTCGTGCGGCGAGTGTGAATCCGATTGATTGGAAAATTCGCGATGGCTACGGTCAAGACATATTTAACCACCAAATGCCATTGATTCTGGGCTGGGATGTTGCAGGAACCATTGAAGCCGTTGGTCCGGAAGTGGATAAATTCAAGCTGGGAGATCCAGTCTATGGCTACACCAGCTTGCTTCGCGATGGTGCTTATGCCGAGTTTATCGTCGCCAAGCAAGAAGAAATTGCCTTGAAGCCTGCATCGCTCGATTTCATACAAGCCGCCGCTATCCCGATCGCCGCACTGACAACATGGCAAGCGCTGTTTGATACGGCTGCTCTTCAAGTAAATCAAAAGGTGCTCATTCACGCTGCATCCGGTGGTGTCGGCTCGATAGCGGTGCAATTGGCGAAGGCAAAAGGAGCTTATGTCATCGGTACAGCATCGGCACGCAATGCCGACTTTGTCCGTGAATTGGGAGTGGATGAATTCATTGACTATCAGTCAACCCCGTTCGAGACGGTTGTACACGACGTGGATGTTGTTTTCGACACGATTGGCGGCGACACTCAAGAGCGTTCTTTTGGCGTGTTGCGTACAGGTGGGTTTCTCGTTTCCATTGTCGGTGCCCCATCTCAAGAACTAACCGCACAGCACGATGTGCGAAGTGCGATGCTTCCTGCTCAACCCAATGCCACCCAACTAAGCGAGATTACCCAGCTAATCGATGCTGGAAAAGTCAAGCCTTTTGTCGAGACGGTGTTGCCCCTGAGTCAGGCGCGGCAGGCACACGAGATGAGCCAAAGCGGTCGTACACGCGGCAAAATAGTCTTGCAAGTTGTTGATTGA
- a CDS encoding nucleotidyltransferase family protein: protein MNSRTVGLIILAAGASTRMGTPKQLLTYRGCSLIRHMAEVAIASVCQPIAIVLGANGERIKPEISQLPLQIVENQQWQEGMSSSIQVGLEALLAVNQHLDAVAIALCDQPFVSPQTLNQLVEAYHLTGKPIIASEYAGTFGVPALFSRTLFAELMNLKNTEGAKKMIKRHIHEVFSIPFPDGTIDIDTPNDYEQLQFL from the coding sequence ATGAATTCTCGTACTGTTGGTCTGATTATTCTGGCAGCAGGAGCATCTACTCGCATGGGTACTCCAAAACAATTGTTAACCTACCGAGGATGTAGTTTGATTCGCCACATGGCAGAAGTGGCAATTGCCTCAGTCTGCCAACCCATTGCAATTGTTCTGGGGGCAAATGGGGAACGAATTAAGCCGGAAATTAGCCAATTGCCCCTACAAATCGTAGAAAATCAACAATGGCAGGAGGGAATGAGTTCTTCGATTCAGGTTGGACTTGAAGCCCTGCTTGCTGTGAATCAACACTTAGATGCCGTTGCGATCGCACTTTGCGATCAACCCTTCGTTTCGCCCCAAACGCTCAATCAACTTGTTGAGGCATACCATTTAACAGGCAAACCGATTATTGCTTCCGAGTATGCAGGCACATTCGGTGTACCCGCGTTATTCAGTCGTACTTTGTTTGCAGAACTCATGAATTTAAAAAATACTGAAGGGGCAAAAAAAATGATTAAAAGACACATTCACGAAGTTTTTAGTATTCCTTTTCCTGACGGTACAATTGACATTGACACGCCCAATGATTATGAGCAATTACAGTTTCTTTAG
- a CDS encoding glycosyl hydrolase encodes MRLFPLLFRKWIVLLALATLVLVGVIVYNQPSILKVSATHLSDTRITTIPTQPIGRSLFGMHIADSDKIPWPAVPIATWRLWDAATHHGLAFWAHLERQKGEWDFRTLDYCVELAQRHGVELVYTLGITPKWAAARPDDSSPYGDGPTASEPKNIDDWRNYVRTVATRYKGKIRYYEIWNEPNLKHFFSGSVDQMVALAREAYTILKQVDPSITVVSPSLYADWGGFKWFDEYFAKGGSKYADVIGAHFYIGKEKTPEDSLSLIREVQNVMAKHGLAQKPLWNTETGYGNKGENVFYSAEDSMAYVARTYLVNWASGMERFYWYAWDNRNVVTMLMVEEDKKTLTPAAQAYAQIQKWLIGSRMKRCEPDQKNTWMCELTSEEGKPFWIVWNPKQEQDLVIPENTGVRQVHHLDGTKTDLPNHRRLKVGRLPVLLSQL; translated from the coding sequence ATGAGACTCTTTCCCCTCCTGTTCCGTAAATGGATTGTCCTCTTGGCACTCGCGACTCTAGTCCTGGTCGGAGTGATTGTTTACAATCAGCCCTCCATCCTCAAGGTGTCTGCCACACACCTAAGCGATACGCGAATCACCACGATACCCACGCAACCCATTGGGCGATCGCTGTTTGGGATGCACATTGCGGATTCTGATAAAATCCCTTGGCCCGCTGTCCCCATAGCAACTTGGAGATTGTGGGATGCCGCAACTCATCATGGCTTGGCTTTTTGGGCGCATTTGGAGCGACAAAAAGGTGAATGGGATTTCAGAACCCTAGATTACTGTGTAGAACTCGCTCAGCGTCATGGCGTCGAACTCGTCTACACCCTAGGAATAACCCCCAAATGGGCGGCGGCACGCCCAGACGACTCCTCTCCTTATGGGGATGGCCCCACTGCCTCTGAACCGAAAAACATAGACGACTGGCGCAACTATGTCCGCACCGTTGCCACTCGTTATAAAGGTAAAATCCGCTATTACGAAATTTGGAACGAACCCAATCTCAAGCATTTTTTTAGTGGTAGCGTTGACCAGATGGTTGCCTTAGCCCGTGAGGCTTACACGATTCTCAAGCAAGTCGATCCATCCATTACAGTCGTGTCGCCCTCTTTGTATGCCGATTGGGGTGGGTTCAAGTGGTTTGACGAATATTTTGCTAAGGGGGGGAGCAAATATGCTGATGTGATTGGAGCGCACTTCTACATTGGCAAGGAAAAAACCCCTGAAGACAGCCTGTCCCTAATTCGAGAAGTGCAAAACGTAATGGCTAAGCACGGACTTGCTCAAAAGCCGTTATGGAACACCGAAACTGGGTATGGTAATAAAGGCGAAAATGTCTTCTATTCGGCGGAAGACAGTATGGCTTATGTCGCCCGAACTTACCTAGTGAATTGGGCTTCAGGAATGGAGCGTTTTTACTGGTATGCCTGGGATAACCGTAATGTCGTGACAATGTTGATGGTGGAGGAGGATAAAAAAACCCTAACACCTGCCGCCCAGGCTTATGCCCAAATCCAAAAATGGCTGATTGGTTCACGAATGAAACGGTGTGAACCCGATCAAAAGAATACTTGGATGTGCGAGTTGACGAGTGAGGAGGGTAAACCCTTCTGGATTGTCTGGAATCCCAAGCAGGAACAAGACTTAGTCATACCTGAAAATACTGGTGTACGGCAAGTCCACCATTTAGATGGGACAAAAACCGATCTGCCCAATCATCGAAGATTAAAGGTGGGACGATTACCGGTGTTGCTCAGCCAACTTTGA
- the aroC gene encoding chorismate synthase, which translates to MGNTFGHLFRITTFGESHGGGVGVVIDGCPPRLEISAEEIQVELDRRRPGQSKITTPRKESDTCEIISGVFEGKTLGTPIAIMVRNKDTRPQDYDEMQQTYRPSHADATYDAKYGIRNWQGGGRSSARETIGRVAAGAIAKKILKLVAGVEIVGYVKRIQDLEGVVDPNTVTLEQVESNIARCPDAECAERMIERIEQIGRSGDSLGGVVECVARNVPKGLGEPVFDKLEADLAKGVMSLPASKGFEIGSGFAGTLLTGSEHNDEFYLDQTGAVRTVTNRSGGIQGGISNGETIILRVAFKPTATIRKEQRTVTSAGSETILAAKGRHDPCVLPRAVPMVEAMVALVLCDHMLRHQGQCRTLMP; encoded by the coding sequence ATGGGCAATACGTTTGGGCATCTGTTTCGCATTACAACGTTTGGGGAATCGCACGGCGGAGGCGTTGGCGTCGTGATTGATGGATGTCCACCTCGACTAGAAATTTCTGCCGAAGAAATTCAAGTCGAGCTTGATCGCAGGCGTCCCGGACAAAGCAAAATCACCACACCTCGCAAAGAATCCGATACTTGCGAGATTATTTCCGGGGTGTTTGAGGGCAAAACGCTGGGAACGCCGATCGCGATTATGGTGCGAAATAAAGACACTCGTCCTCAAGATTACGACGAGATGCAACAGACCTATCGCCCGTCTCATGCCGATGCCACCTATGATGCTAAATATGGCATTCGCAACTGGCAGGGGGGTGGACGTTCTTCGGCACGAGAGACAATTGGACGAGTTGCAGCCGGTGCGATCGCTAAAAAAATTCTTAAGTTAGTCGCTGGTGTGGAAATTGTCGGTTACGTTAAGCGCATTCAAGATTTAGAAGGCGTTGTTGACCCCAACACGGTGACTCTAGAACAAGTCGAAAGCAACATCGCCCGATGTCCTGATGCAGAATGTGCAGAACGCATGATCGAACGCATTGAGCAAATCGGACGGAGTGGAGATTCCCTAGGTGGTGTGGTTGAATGTGTAGCTCGAAATGTACCTAAAGGGCTAGGAGAACCGGTATTTGATAAGCTAGAAGCAGATTTAGCCAAGGGTGTCATGTCCCTACCCGCCAGTAAAGGCTTTGAAATTGGCTCTGGTTTTGCCGGAACGCTCTTGACCGGTAGTGAACACAACGACGAATTTTATCTCGATCAAACTGGCGCAGTTCGTACCGTAACCAACCGCTCTGGTGGCATTCAAGGAGGGATTAGTAACGGTGAAACAATTATTTTGCGAGTGGCGTTTAAACCCACTGCTACCATACGAAAAGAACAGCGCACTGTAACCAGCGCGGGTTCAGAAACAATACTAGCCGCGAAAGGCCGTCACGACCCTTGCGTCTTACCCAGAGCAGTGCCTATGGTAGAAGCAATGGTCGCCTTAGTATTATGCGATCACATGCTGCGTCATCAGGGTCAGTGCCGTACTTTAATGCCTTAG
- a CDS encoding MBL fold metallo-hydrolase: protein METIPSSEFVVQFWGVRGSVPSPGKDTVRYGGNTSCVEMHVGGKRLIFDGGTGLRMLGKSLEPTQPIEAYWFFTHYHWDHIQGVPFFIPAFAEGNTLHIHGSAPEGATMQQHFCDRVLHINSPVPFNEIQADLKYYDLVCGETMMLDDITIETGRLNHPNGAMGYRVSWQGHSAFYCTDTEHFADHPDENVLHLGRDADLIIYDAMYTDEEYHNQKTPKVGWGHSTWQEGVKAAKQAGAKRLAIFHHEPNHSDDFLDTVEVEVKDTFDGGFLAREGMMVSLT from the coding sequence ATGGAAACCATTCCTTCCTCTGAGTTCGTTGTTCAATTCTGGGGAGTCCGAGGCAGTGTCCCCTCTCCAGGAAAAGACACAGTTCGTTATGGCGGCAACACCTCCTGCGTAGAAATGCACGTCGGTGGGAAACGCCTGATTTTTGATGGTGGCACGGGCTTGCGGATGCTAGGAAAAAGTTTAGAACCAACGCAACCGATTGAAGCCTATTGGTTTTTTACTCATTATCACTGGGATCACATTCAAGGGGTGCCGTTTTTCATCCCAGCCTTTGCGGAGGGCAATACCTTACATATTCACGGTTCTGCGCCAGAGGGGGCAACCATGCAACAGCATTTCTGCGATCGCGTTTTGCACATAAATTCCCCCGTACCCTTTAACGAAATCCAGGCCGACTTAAAATACTACGACCTCGTCTGTGGCGAGACAATGATGCTTGATGATATCACCATTGAAACAGGTCGTCTTAACCATCCCAATGGTGCGATGGGCTATCGGGTGTCCTGGCAGGGGCATTCGGCGTTCTACTGCACCGATACTGAACATTTCGCTGATCACCCCGATGAAAATGTACTACATTTGGGTCGTGATGCTGACTTGATCATTTACGACGCTATGTATACGGATGAGGAATACCACAACCAAAAAACACCGAAGGTGGGTTGGGGACACTCGACATGGCAGGAAGGGGTGAAAGCCGCGAAACAAGCAGGTGCTAAACGCTTAGCCATCTTTCACCACGAGCCAAATCACTCCGATGATTTCCTCGATACCGTAGAAGTGGAAGTGAAGGATACCTTTGACGGAGGGTTTCTCGCACGGGAAGGAATGATGGTTTCCCTAACGTGA